The Canis lupus dingo isolate Sandy chromosome 4, ASM325472v2, whole genome shotgun sequence genome contains a region encoding:
- the NEURL1B gene encoding E3 ubiquitin-protein ligase NEURL1B, which translates to MGNTVHRTLPDPSPPARLLATRPCCGPGPERRPVLGEAPRFHAQAKGKNVRLDGHSRRATRRNSFCNGVTFTQRPIRLYEQVRLRLVAVRPGWSGALRFGFTAHDPSLMSAQDIPKYACPDLVTRPGYWAKALPENLALRDTVLAYWADRHGRVFYSVNDGEPVLFHCGVAVGGPLWALIDVYGITDEVQLLESAFADTLTPARLSQARFSACLPPSSHDAANFDNNELENNQVVAKLGHLALGRAPGPPPADASAAAIPCGPRERPRPASSPALLEADLRFHATRGPDVSLSADRKVACAPRPDGGRTLVFSERPLRPGESLFVEVGRPGLAAPGALAFGITSCDPGGLRPAELPADPDALLDRKEYWVVARAGPVPSGGDALSFTLRPGGDVLLGVNGRPRGRLLCVDTTQALWAFFAVRGGAAGQLRLLGTLQSSPATASPSGSLSGSQDDSDSDMAFSVNQSSSASESSLVTAPSSPLSPPVSPAFSPPEPAGSKNGECTVCFDGEVDTVIYTCGHMCLCHSCGLRLKRQARACCPICRRPIKDVIKIYRP; encoded by the exons ACCCGAGCCCACCAGCTCGCCTCCTGGCCACCCGGCCGTgctgcggccccggccccgagcgGCGCCCAGTCCTGGGCGAAGCACCGCGCTTCCACGCACAGGCCAAAGGCAAGAACGTGCGGCTGGATGGCCACTCGCGCCGGGCCACTCGACGCAACAGCTTCTGCAATGGCGTCACCTTCACGCAGCGGCCCATCCGGCTGTACGAGCAGGTGCGGCTGCGGCTGGTGGCGGTGCGCCCGGGCTGGAGCGGCGCACTGCGCTTCGGCTTCACGGCACACGACCCGTCCCTCATGAGCGCCCAGGACATCCCCAAGTACGCCTGCCCCGACCTGGTCACGCGGCCTGGCTACTGGGCCAAGGCGCTGCCCGAGAACCTGGCGCTGCGCGACACTGTGCTGGCCTACTGGGCGGACCGCCACGGCCGCGTGTTCTACAGCGTCAACGACGGCGAGCCCGTGCTCTTCCACTGCGGCGTGGCCGTGGGCGGCCCGCTGTGGGCGCTCATCGACGTCTACGGCATCACGGATGAAGTGCAGCTCCTCG AGAGCGCGTTCGCCGACACGCTGACACCGGCGCGCCTCAGCCAGGCCCGCTTCAGCGCCTGCCTGCCGCCCAGCAGCCACGACGCCGCCAACTTCGACAACAACGAGCTGGAGAACAACCAGGTGGTGGCCAAGCTGGGCCACCTGGCGCTGggccgcgccccgggcccgccgcccGCCGACGCCTCGGCCGCCGCCATCCCGTGCGGGCCCCGCGAGCGCCCGCGGCCCGCGTCGTCGCCGGCGCTGCTCGAGGCGGACCTGCGCTTCCACGCGACGCGCGGACCCGACGTGAGCCTGTCCGCCGACCGCAAGGTGGCCTGCGCGCCGCGGCCCGACGGCGGCCGCACGCTCGTCTTCTCCGAGCGCCCGCTGCGCCCCGGCGAGAGTCTCTTCGTGGAGGTGGGCCGCCCGGGGCTGGCGGCGCCCGGCGCGCTGGCCTTCGGCATCACGTCGTGCGACCCCGGCGGGCTCCGGCCGGCCGAGCTCCCCGCCGACCCCGACGCCCTGCTCGACCGCAAGGAGTACTGGGTGGTGGCGCGCGCCGGGCCCGTGCCGAGCGGCGGAGACGCGCTCAGCTTCACGCTGCGGCCCGGCGGCGACGTGCTCCTGGGCGTCAACGGGCGCCCGCGCGGCCGCCTGCTGTGCGTCGACACCACGCAGGCGCTCTGGGCCTTCTTCGCCGTgcgcggcggcgcggcgggccAGCTGCGCCTCCTGG GCACCCTGCAGTCCAGCCCTGCAACCGCGTCCCCATCAGGGTCCCTCAGCGGCTCACAGGATGATAGCGATTCTGATATGGCCTTCAGTGTCAACCAGTCGTCCTCAGCATCTGAGTCATCCCTGG TGACGGCACccagctccccgctgagccccccggtgTCCCCCGCGTTCTCCCCACCGGAGCCGGCAGGCAGCAAGAATGGTGAATGCACGGTGTGCTTTGACGGTGAAGTGGACACAGTCATCTACACGTGTGGACATATGTGCCTGTGCCACAGCTGCGGCCTGCGGCTCAAGAGGCAAGCCCGGGCCTGCTGTCCCATCTGCCGGCGGCCCATCAAGGATGTCATTAAGATCTACAGGCCATAG